The sequence GCTAAAGGCAAATGTTTTGCTGACTTATGCAATAATTACTGGCGAGTGAAGTACAAGAAGTAAGCGTAGCCAGAAGTAATTAACCGGCATCCGAAAAACACGTACGCGCAGCTAAATACAACCGGCAGCGCATGAGCCCACGTGATGAACGCTGAATTCTTTCTAATGTAAGACGCACTTTGCCAAACTAAGAGGCCACCTTCCAATGACAGTTAGATTGGTTCAATGCTTCCGAGTCACATAGAATGATAAGGGTAGAGGTGTTGTCCACATGAAAATTCTGCATTTCTATTGGATCTTTTCGAAAATGGGTATAAAAGGCGTGTGCCTTGAATACTTCTGAACAATACGGCAACgtataatttaagaatgctcgCTAGCGGCACTCAAGCATGTggttaatatttcttatttggaGCTTTGGCGCTAGCACCGTTGCTAGCCTGTACACGCCACGCTGTTCCAACAGTGGTCCTCCAGTGTGTGCGACGAATGGCCAGGAATATCTTTATTTCGGCAACGAATGCAAACTGAATGCGTATATTTACCAACAACAATTCCAGGAAAAACCGAGTGagtgttaattttttgaattatattttaaaggcttcaaataaaactttgaaattatcCTATTTTGCAGTTCCCGTCAGGACGGACATGGACAattgtttgttccattgttaTGAAATTGTTTGCCCATCGGTATATAAACCCGTTTGTGTGCAGCAAGTGCCTGCAGGGCCGATAACAACGGTCGCGCATCCATGTCTAGTGAACCGACTGATTTGCGAGACTAAACAGCGTAAGGACGGAATTCTTatttaattgatatttatttgtaCTTATTTCAGTACTTGTGATTTTTACAACTCTTCGACTGATTTGCTAACTTATTTTCCCCAATAGATTGGAAAATCATTAGCGAAGGACCTTGCATCCCGGATTATAGTTTCTCTTCTGCAACAGCACAAGATTACCAAACGTATGATCTTAGTTCTGCACCTTACGATGGCTCAGCTCAAGCTCAATTACCAACGCCACCTTCCTATGGATCTCAGGGCCAAGATTACGATGTAGCAGCTCTTATACCTTTACTTGGCAATGCGCCATCACCATCGTGGTACGGTGTTCAAGAAACAGATTATGCAGTGCCAGCTCCTGCTTCTATCTATGATCTTAACCCCGCCCCTGCTCCTTATGACGGCTCAGCTCAAACTCAAACACCAACGCCAGTCTCGTATGCAGCTCAGGGTCAAGATTATAAAGCACCAGATCCTGCACCTACACTTTACGCTGCTCCACCAACATCAGCGTACGGAGATCAAGGCAAAGATTATGCAGCGCCAGCTCCTGCTTCTATCTATGATCTTAACCCGGCTCCTACGCCTTGTGACGGCTCAGCTCAAACTCAAACACCAGCGCTAGTCTCGTATGCAGCTCAGGATCAAGATTATAAAGCACCAGATCCTGCACCTACACTTTACGCTGCTCCACCAACATCAGCGTACGGAGATCAAGGCAAAGATTATGCAGCGCCAGCTCCTGCTTCTATCTATGATCTTAACCCGGCTCCTACGCCTTGTGACGGCTCAGCTCAAACTCAAACACCAGCGCTAGTCTCGTATGCAGCTCAGGATCAAGATTATAAAGCACCAGATCCTGCGCCTATACTTTATAATGTTCCAAATTGGAATACGGCACCACGCCCATTTTCATACGCAGGTCAAAGTCAAACTTGCACAGCCTCAGCTGCTGCTCCTCTAATTAATTCTGTGGCGGACCAAAGTCCAATATCACCACCATATTCTTACGGAGTTATAGGCCAATCTAACGAAGTACCTGCAGCCCCAGCTCCTGCTCCGGTATCTTATTCTGGGTCAGACCAATATGCAGCACCATCACCGTTTTCCTATATAATTCCATTAGAAACAGCAAAATCAGCTGCGTACTCAGACCCAAATCAGTATCAAGTACCTGCACCATCACATTTTGTAGAGCCATTACCCTTTGCTGCTCCAGACAAAAGCTCATATCCATCACTACCGTATTACAAGTCACCACTACAGCCAGATCCTGTATCTGCTTCCTATTCAGTGCCATACCCATTTGCAGCACCACAACAAGCATCAGATGCTAATATGCAATCAACACCAACTCCAAATCCGTACGTTGCCCCCATTCCAGATTTCGCAGATTATCTAAGAGGGAAGCTCGGACGATATCCGGACCCAGTATTCGATAACAGTTACTCAGAACTGGCAACAGCATTAAATATTGCACGACTTTTCCGGTGGCTGCGTTTGCCTTTCGGACCAATTTATTACCGGCCGAATTacattcatattatttataacgAGGATTAGATAACGGTTCAACAAGTAATTGCCATGTGTTACAAGTTATGACCCATAATGGGTGAAACGACAgagttagtaaataaaaaagattaaattaaataatttttccttgGTTTGATGTTATAAGGTTGGCCCTCACTACCTATAA is a genomic window of Anastrepha ludens isolate Willacy chromosome 6, idAnaLude1.1, whole genome shotgun sequence containing:
- the LOC128867306 gene encoding uncharacterized protein LOC128867306, with product MWLIFLIWSFGASTVASLYTPRCSNSGPPVCATNGQEYLYFGNECKLNAYIYQQQFQEKPIPVRTDMDNCLFHCYEIVCPSVYKPVCVQQVPAGPITTVAHPCLVNRLICETKQHWKIISEGPCIPDYSFSSATAQDYQTYDLSSAPYDGSAQAQLPTPPSYGSQGQDYDVAALIPLLGNAPSPSWYGVQETDYAVPAPASIYDLNPAPAPYDGSAQTQTPTPVSYAAQGQDYKAPDPAPTLYAAPPTSAYGDQGKDYAAPAPASIYDLNPAPTPCDGSAQTQTPALVSYAAQDQDYKAPDPAPTLYAAPPTSAYGDQGKDYAAPAPASIYDLNPAPTPCDGSAQTQTPALVSYAAQDQDYKAPDPAPILYNVPNWNTAPRPFSYAGQSQTCTASAAAPLINSVADQSPISPPYSYGVIGQSNEVPAAPAPAPVSYSGSDQYAAPSPFSYIIPLETAKSAAYSDPNQYQVPAPSHFVEPLPFAAPDKSSYPSLPYYKSPLQPDPVSASYSVPYPFAAPQQASDANMQSTPTPNPYVAPIPDFADYLRGKLGRYPDPVFDNSYSELATALNIARLFRWLRLPFGPIYYRPNYIHIIYNED